Proteins from a single region of Ziziphus jujuba cultivar Dongzao chromosome 1, ASM3175591v1:
- the LOC107426779 gene encoding NADP-dependent glyceraldehyde-3-phosphate dehydrogenase, which yields MAGTGVFADILDGDAFKYYSDGEWKKSSSGKSVAIVNPTTRKTQYKVQACTQEEVNKVMEIAKTAQKSWAKTPLWKRAELLHKAAAILKEHKAPIAEALVKEIAKPAKDAVTEVVRSGDLISYCAEEGVRILGEGKFLVSDSFPGNERTKYCLTSKIPLGVVLAIPPFNYPVNLAVSKIAPALIAGNSLVLKPPTQGAVSCLHMVHCFHLAGFPKGLISCVTGKGSEIGDFLTMHPGVNCISFTGGDTGIAISKKAGMIPLQMELGGKDACIVLEDADLDLVAANIIKGGFSYSGQRCTAVKVVLVMESVADALVEKVKARVAKLTVGPPEDDSDITPVVSESSANFIEGLVKDAKEKGATFCQPYRREGNLIWPLLLDHVRPDMRIAWEEPFGPVLPVIRISSVEEGIHHCNASNFGLQGCVFTRDINKAILIGDAMETGTVQINSAPARGPDHFPFQGIKDSGIGSQGITNSINMMTKIKSTVINLPAPTYTMG from the exons ATGGCTGGGACTGGAGTTTTTGCAGATATATTAGATGGGGATGCGTTCAAGTACTACTCTGATGGAGAATGGAAGAAATCATCTTCTGGTAAAAGCGTTGCAATTGTCAACCCCACTACAAGGAAGACTCAGTACAAGGTTCAAG CTTGTACACAAGAAGAGGTCAACAAAGTCATGGAAATAGCAAAAACCGCACAGAAATCATGGGCAAAGACTCCTCTTTGGAAGCGAGCAGAGCTACTTCACAAGGCAGCTGCTATTCTCAAAGAACACAAGGCTCCGATTGCAGAGGCACTTGTCAAGGAAATTGCAAAACCAGCTAAAGATGCAGTCACAGAG GTTGTGAGGTCAGGGGATCTGATATCTTACTGTGCAGAAGAAGGGGTAAGGATTCTCGGAGAGGGAAAATTCCTGGTGTCTGATAGTTTTCCAGGAAATGAGAGGACAAAGTACTGCCTCACTTCCAAG ATTCCACTTGGGGTGGTTTTAGCAATTCCACCATTTAACTATCCCGTTAACCTTGCTGTCTCAAAAATCGCTCCTGCATTGATTGCTGGAAACTCCCTTGTGCTCAAGCCCCCAACTCAG GGTGCTGTTTCttgcctccatatggtgcattGCTTCCACTTAGCTGGATTTCCCAAAGGCCTTATTAGTTGTGTCACTGGGAAAGGATCTGAGATCGGTGACTTCCTTACCATGCATCCTGGGGTGAACTGTATAAG CTTTACTGGTGGAGATACCGGAATTGCAATTTCAAAGAAGGCAGGTATGATCCCTCTGCAGATGGAGTTGGGAGGAAAAGATGCATGCATCGTGCTTGAGGATGCGGATCTGGATTTGGTAGCAGCAAACATAATAAAAGGAGGTTTCTCTTACAG TGGACAAAGGTGCACTGCAGTCAAGGTTGTCTTGGTGATGGAATCGGTTGCTGATGCACTCGTTGAGAAAGTGAAGGCCAGAGTAGCAAAGTTAACCGTTGGGCCACCAGAGGATGACTCAGATATCACTCCAGTTGTTTCAGAGTCATCTGCAAATTTCATTGAAGGGTTGGTTAAGGATGCAAAAGAGAAAGGAGCAACATTTTGCCAGCCATACAGAAGAGAAGGAAACCTTATCTGGCCTTTGTTATTAGATCATGTTAGGCCTGACATGAGAATTGCATGGGAAGAGCCATTTGGACCAGTTTTACCTGTTATTAGGATCAGCTCTGTTGAAGAAGGAATCCACCATTGCAATGCCAGTAATTTTGGACTCCAG GGCTGTGTCTTCACAAGGGACATCAACAAGGCAATCCTAATTGGTGATGCAATGGAGACAGGGACGGTCCAAATAAACTCTGCACCGGCTCGTGGACCAGACCATTTTCCATTTCAG GGAATTAAGGACAGCGGCATTGGATCACAAGGAATCACCAACAGCATTAACATGATGACTAAGATCAAGAGCACTGTGATCAACTTGCCAGCTCCTACTTACACCATGGGCTAG
- the LOC107426723 gene encoding small ribosomal subunit protein eS12 — MSGEEVAVPAETPAPALGEPMDLMTALQLVLRKALAHGGLTRGLHEAAKVIEKHAAQLCVLAEDCDQPDYVKLVKALCADHNVKLITVPSAKTLGEWSGLCKIDSEGKARKVVGCSCIVVKDYGEETEGLHVVQEYVKSH, encoded by the exons ATGTCAGG AGAAGAAGTTGCTGTTCCGGCTGAGACTCCTGCCCCAGCCCTAGGTGAGCCCATGGACCTCATGACAGCCTTGCAACTTGTTCTAAGAAAGGCATTGGCTCATGGTGGCCTCACACGTGGACTCCATGAAGCAGCAAAAGTTATCGAAAAGCATGCTGCACAACTCTGTGTTTTAGCTGAGGATTGCGACCAGCCGGATTATGTTAAGTTGGTGAAGGCATTATGTGCTGATCATAATGTCAAATTGATAACAGTTCCTAGTGCTAAGACACTTGGTGAATGGTCTGGG TTGTGTAAGATTGATTCAGAAGGGAAAGCGAGAAAGGTGGTTGGTTGTTCCTGCATTGTTGTCAAG GATTATGGCGAAGAGACAGAGGGTCTCCACGTTGTTCAGGAGTATGTGAAATCCCATTGA
- the LOC107426741 gene encoding ABC transporter I family member 1, which produces MSLRKPPLPRLLLDNVSCMRNAQQILRHVNVSIHDGGSLVLTGTNGSGKTTFLRMLAGFSRPSAGQILWNGHDITQSGIFHQYKLQLNWLSLKDAIKDKFTVLDNVQWFEVLEGKQGKSLPALELMGLGRLAKEKARMLSMGQRKRVQLARLLAIERPIWLLDEPSVALDDDGVKLLEYIIAEHRKKGGIVIVATHMPIQIEDAMYLRLPPRFPRRLTLVDMLDRKDF; this is translated from the coding sequence ATGTCTCTTAGAAAACCACCACTGCCTCGGCTTCTTCTCGACAATGTGTCTTGTATGAGGAATGCCCAGCAAATCCTAAGACACGTTAATGTGTCAATCCATGATGGTGGATCACTAGTTCTTACAGGCACAAATGGATCAGGCAAAACAACCTTCCTTCGAATGTTAGCTGGATTTTCCAGGCCTTCTGCCGGACAGATCCTTTGGAATGGTCATGACATCACGCAGTCGGGAATTTTCCATCAGTACAAGCTTCAGCTCAACTGGCTCTCCCTCAAAGATGCCATTAAGGACAAGTTCACAGTCCTTGACAATGTTCAGTGGTTTGAAGTTCTCGAAGGCAAGCAAGGGAAGTCTTTACCTGCTTTGGAGCTGATGGGGCTTGGCAGATTGGCGAAAGAGAAGGCCAGGATGCTTTCGATGGGCCAGCGGAAAAGGGTGCAGCTTGCAAGGTTGCTGGCAATTGAAAGGCCAATTTGGTTGCTTGATGAGCCTTCAGTTGCATTGGATGATGATGGGGTGAAGTTGCTGGAGTATATTATTGCAGAGCACAGAAAGAAGGGTGGGATTGTGATTGTAGCAACACATATGCCAATTCAGATTGAAGATGCTATGTATTTGAGGCTTCCCCCAAGGTTCCCTAGAAGATTGACTTTAGTAGACATGCTTGATCGTAAGGACTTCTAA